The sequence CCGCAGAACATCAGACCTTCATGTGAAGTCCAACCTGACCTCTGACAACATGGCAAAGATCCAACCACAgaccatcaagaacctgaagactcagtctgctgctgaggaggaggacATCCTTAATGTATCCAGACATCAAgagcagaggaaaagaaaaagatctGAAGAAACTGGAGACGTTCATGACAAGCCCAGGTCAGGTAGACCCTGTAAGAGAACCGTTAGAGAAGACCGTCTGTTGCTTCGATGGTCCAGGGTATCTGCTAGAACACATGGTGATGTCCATGGACGAATTAGTCCTCAGAAACCAGCGTTAAACAGAAGACAGCAAATTTACCAAAACCCACAGCTTCTAGAAAGGAAGGACGATGGAAAAGTGTCagaaggttgatttttctgATGAATCCTCCAGTGAACTGGATCCCAATAGATGCAAATGCTGTAGAAGACCTGATGGAACCCACATGAACCCAAGATTCACCCAGAAAACGGTcaagtttggtggaggagagatCTGGGTTTGGGGTTCCATCCAGTATGGGGGTGAATGAAAAAGATCTGCAGAGTGGATGTAAACATCTACAGCCTGAAGAATCAAGAAGTTCCTGCTGCCCATTACATCCCAAACCACAAGAGACAGTAAATTCTGCTGCAGATGGAGCTCCTGGTCATTCTTCAGCTTCCATGTCAAAGATCCTGAGAGCAAAGAAGGTCCAGGTGGTCCAGGGTTGGTCAGTCCAGTCACCTGACATGAACGTTACCGAGCATAAAGGGTAAGATGAAGGCTTGGAAGATGGAACCAGAGAATCTTGATGAACTCTGGGAGTCCTGCAGCTCCAGATGACTTCATCAGTGAGTTATTTGAGTTGTTGGTGCTCATGGGACTCAGAGATAatattaattgttttttgtggtctttATGTTTTGAAGTTTTTGTGGCTCAATAATAAATAGAATCAATGATAAAACTCAATGAATGATGCTAAGCTTTATTTTGGTAGAACAAGCATCATCATTTGACTTTCATATAAACTATATCTGATTCCATCTGATCCACTACGAGTGAAGCTGTGATTTATTGTTCCTACAACGTGGACAAGACTTTAATCAGGGACTGTATTTGTGGTTTAAACGCCAGCATCATATATTTATAAAGTAAACCTGAGATTAGAGTGTTTGTGGACGGAGATAAAACAAGTTTCCTACAGGGACTACTTTCACAGGCGGATGGATCCACATCTCcagcaaaacaatgaatgaaatatgGCATCAAAGCTTAAAAATCAGTGGAATACTAAGAAGTTAGAAAGTgttaaactgtgaaaataagagcaaatatctgtaaaataacgaGACTTCTAGACCATTTAAAGGCAGCAAATCTGTAAACAGCTTTCATTTGATATTTCCTGtgatataaaaataattttaaaaatggtttacCATTTCCATGCTTCATATTCATTATTTCTGCCTTTCAAATAACGGCAGTTgagtgtaaaataatgatttttatgTGGATTTAAAGACAGAACATCAGGTCATGACAATATCTACAGTTTTGGTCAACATGtgaatttgtacttttttctgtgatttcagtggttattatttgtagtttaaTAAAACTGgttaaatctgtgaaataataacAGTCAACAgtttaaatacaaaacaaaacactgttcCAGGTTGTTTTGTTGACAGTGAAAACCTACAGGGATCCTGCAGAGGGCGCTGTTACTCTGTGAGACTCTACTGCTGCTCGGAACTGAAGTAGAAGGAACCCACTCATTAACAGATCTTAGACCAAACAGCAGTTTaacagaggaaaacacaaaaaaacaacaaaaaatacacataaaataaccacaaatacataaaataaccacaaatacataaaataaccacaaaaatacacaaaacaaccacaaagagatgcaaaacgaccacaaaaaatacagaaaaatgaccacaaagagacacaaaacaaccacagagatgcaaaacgaccacaaaaaatacagaaaaatgaccacaaagagacacaaaacaacaaaaaacaaattgtccaaaattctgtatctgtggttgttttgcgtatttttgtgtttttgtgtgtctttgtggttagtctgtgtctctttgtagtcattttgtgtctctttgtggttgttttgtctgtttttgtggttgttttgtgtgtttgtggttgttctgtgtctctttgtagtcattttgtgtctctttgtagtcattttgtgtctctttgtggttgttctgtgtctctttgtggctgttttgtgtgtctgtgtctgtgtctgatACGTCTCGTCTGCATCTCTGAAGCTAATAAACGTTGAAGCTGTTTTCCATCTTCTGGATCTCCATCAACACCTGGTTCCTCCTGGAGGATGAACTGGATTGTAGGTTTCCGTGCAGGTCAGACGTGTTCAGGCGGTGTTCCTCCGTGTGAGGCGGGCCAGTCCGGTCCTGAAGGAGCCCCCCCTGGTGGCGAGCAGCGAGGCGTCCCTCATGCTGTCCCTGAAGGTCCTGGTGGCGTAGTAGTAGAGCAGGGGGTTGGCCACGCTGTTGGAGGCGGCCAGGCAGAGCGTCACCACCGTGGCCCTCTGCAGCCGCAGCGTCACGCCGCAGCTCCAGCGGCCGCAGACGGCGTGCAGGTGCAGCGACCGCACCGCGTGGTAGGGCAGGAAGCAGACCAGGAAGGTGGCCGTCACCATGGCGACCAGGTGCACGGAGCGCAGCCGCCtgcgtctgctgctgctgccgccgccaCGGGGGGCGGAGCCAAACATCAGGCGACGAACCAGGTCGCTGTAGCAGCTGATGATGgtgaggaaggggaggaggaagcCGACGACCAATCCCACGTAGTTTAGGATGAGGAGGCGGGACCAGGAGGACGGAGTGGACGGCTCAAAGCAGCGCAGCGCCCCCTTCCTGCCCACAGCAGAACCGCAGGTTTAAACGTGAAGGAGTCgacaggaaaaacaacaaatgtaggaaaaaaggtcattttaatgtatttatttaaaggagcttcattatgttttgtttgATGTCATCTCTGCTtcagaaaacagattttagaCGTCTGAAGTCGTATTAACACCAAACAGCAGTTtaaacagtggaaaacacacaaaacaacgacaaagacacacaaaatgtccaaaatatctctctttgtggtcgttttgtgtctctttgtggttgttttgtgtctctttgtggtcgttttgtgtctctttgtggttgttttgcagtggcgtgcacagacagacaccaGGTGGCGCTACAGCACCTGCCCCTTGCCCTCAGTATCAAGCAGGTGCCCTCCACGtctcagctttttaaaatttaaacattaaacacacacacagacacacacagacacacaacccgTGCCGCGCCGTGACTCGCCCCGTCTCGTAACGTGAACACGGGGAACGGACACGCGTGTAGCAGCAGCTGATCAGCCCATATAGACTGCAGCCTCCAACCAGGTAACACTAAATGAATCCAGTGTTCATCAGCCTCAGTTGCCCCACGGTGCATTtatgtgtctctgttgtgtagCAGTCTGTCTCATGCAGCACTAAACAACTTAAATTAGCCAACTGCCCCCGCTTAATTAATTAAACGACCTAATGTGATGACGATGACCTCACAACCATGTTATCTGATGAACTGGTCCAGCATATGATCAGGATACTAGAACTGAATATTTAGATTATGTAGGTTTATTATTAGCCTACATCAGGTGGAGGCAACACTTGCTGTGACTTATTTGCTAAATGACAAACAGAAATAGTAGCTTTCTGCCTTGTTGGAGCCTGATGTCAGGAATCAGTCATTGATCTCTTAATTTACCAATCGCAGCATGATCAGAAGGGAAAGAATCTACAGCAGGGAAGcagctctctgctctcctggattaaaaaacatctcaggaggatgaggagaaagaTCATGATCATGAAGAACAAAGATCAGAGTCAACATCAGAGTCATGTGAACTGTTTATAGCCTTTTCCTCTAATTTTATTGCGATATCTTAAAAGCTGttcctgatttattttgtcaacACAAAGTGATTTGATGGAACTAAATCAGGCAATAGGCTGTATTagcaaaatatattattttgtaaCAACCATGAGTTACTTCTACTTTACAACACTTACAgtaattttgtatttacattgtTAGGCTATTattaaaactctgacttttattgaccctttgtgtgtttttattaagatgttaaaataaatgctgttacagaaaatgtgttccttatttatcttatttttccaAATCTCACACCATTTTATGAAGGCAGCCAGTGGTTCTAAACGCTGCACAAGGTGCCTTTAATTCCACTGAGCACCAAAATGTCTGTGCACAccactgttgttttgtgtttctttgtagttgttttgtgtcttcgtggttgttttgtgtctatttattgttgttttgtgtctctctgtggttgttttgtgtctttgtggttgttttgtgtctcttcatggttgttttgtgtctcttcatggttgttttgtgtctgtttgtggttgttttgtgtttctttgtagttgttgtgtgtctttgtggttgctttgtgtctttttgtggtcattttgtgtctctttgtggttgttttgtgtctcttaaaCTAAATTAGACTCACCTGTGTGTCATCCCATTGGACAGAAACGGGGCGGAGGACACACCCACCAGCATCCACACTCCCAGACAGACCAATAACGTTCGAGTGGGCGTGGCCAGAGTCCGGTGACGGAGGGGGCGGGCCACAGCCAACCAGCGGAGCATGCTCAGTAGAGTGAGGAAGAGGATGCTGGGGGAGGAAGGACGAagctttagtgtgtgtgtgtgtgtgtgtgtgtgtgtgtgtgtgtgtgtgtgtgtgtgtgtgtgtgttacctggtgTACAGGTTCAGGTAGAAGCCGAACACACACAGTCTGCACAGCCAATCAGAAAAGATCCACTCTCCGCCCCCGATGTAATAAGCCAATCGCAGAGGGAGGGTGAGGGAGAAGCTGCCGTCTGATAGGGCGAGGTTCATCATGACCACGCTGGAGGCGGAGCTTCTGGAAGAGGTTTAAAGATGGAGTCAGAGGCTGAGATGATAACCAAACTACAGTCAGGAGAGTtttaacagacacacaaaaaaaacacaaagagacacaagagaaccacaaagagacaaaaaacaaccacaaagcgacacaaaacaaccacaaagagacacaaaacgaccacaaaaagacacaaaacgaccacaaagcgacacaaaacaaccacaaaaagacaaaaaacaaccacagagagacacaaaacgaccacaaagagacacaaaacgaccacaaagagacagaaaacaaccacaaagagacacaaaacaaccacaaaaagacacaaaacaaccacaaagagacaagacgaccacaaaaagacacaaaacgaccacaaaaagacacaaaacaaccacaaagagacacaaaactaccacaacgagacacaaaacaaccacagacacaaaacaaccacaaagagacaagacaaccacaaagagacacaaaacaaccacaaagagacaagacaaccacaaagagacacaaaacaaccacaaagagacaagacgaccacaaaaagacacaaaacaaccacaaagagacacaaaactaccacaacgagacacaaaacaaccacagacacaaaacaaccacaaagagacaagacaaccacaaagagacacaaaacaaccacaaagagacaagacgaccacaaaaagacacaaaacaaccacaaagagacacaaaactaccacagacacaaaacaaccacaaagagacacaaacatctacaaagagacagaaaactaccacgagacacaaaacaaacacaaagagacacaaaacaaccacaaagagacaagacgaccacaaagagacacaaacatctacaaagagacagaaaacaccacCAGGTATGTATTTCCTGTATTTCTAGAAATGAAAGCGTTTCTTTAACCAGTAAATAAAGGTGGAGCAGGAAGAGTTCTGACTGACAGAACAATGAAACTGTGGTAAAACCTGaagagcagcaggtgatagAAACATTCCAGGAAGTAGATCAGATATTCTGCAGAACAAAGCTGGTACTGTGGACTCGTCTGAACGCGTCATTATCAGGAGAGAATTATTTAAATCCTCTGGACTCCAACATTCACCACAGTCAGTCTATTAACAGGCTTTATTCTGCTGCAGCATCACGTCTCACTGTTGGTTCtgatattattagttattaaATGTCCTGGTCTTTTATAAACTACAGCTACACGTTTAACTGTTGGTATATGattaatttataaaaatacaaatatacagatttggattaatatttattatttacgtatttatttattatcggtacacccttttttcttttattaaaaaaaacattcaatatttttactgttagtatgccattaattaattaattattgttatttttataattattattgttgttgttagtagtatattgttgttgttgttattttccctctttatgaaaaatagaaattcttaattttttttttctgtctagcattcttcttttttatttttttgaacacAGGAACATCttttaaataatagtaataataataataataataataataataataataataataataataataataataataataaaagtttcttttattattgttggtgtgctattattttttaatgattaatttatagaaaatatcgtgatattttttgattattttagtttacatacaccttttaaaaaaatttaatagatttttactgtttggtagctctaattttttttaacataataataaaatactaaTGATTACAATAAtacttataataataataattattattattgctattaatattattaatattaattagaGTTTAATGACTAGAAAATCTTCTGtttcttgtatttatttttttattttgtatatattttatttactatagATATAcctattaatttaatttcattcaaattattttttaaaaatcaaaaacaatgattgaaattaaacattttattgttgattttcCATTAATTTATCCTGCAATTATAGTTGCAGGattaatttatataaaatattttggtgttttttaaaaaatttatttactgttatttcacattaatacacatttttaagaaaataaaacgtCTTCAGTTGCCCCTTTCTGTTGATAAACCTcttttaaaagatttaaaaaaacattttttttaaaacacaaatgcacCTTTAATCTATATATTTGACTCtggattcagatttttaaataatgtgagattctataaaacacagaatatgattgattgttgttgtttgtttgtgttatttgtgttgtttgtttgttgacaCCTGCGGCCGCCCTGCAGGAAGAACACGGCCAGCGCCCCGATGTTGCAGAGGAACGCCACAGGAAACACCAGCAGGTAGGTGAAGGTATACGCCCGGTACTTGAAGGCGTCGTCGTCATGGAAACACGCCATCAGCGACTCCACGGCGACGGAGGCGTTGCcgtcatctgcaaaaaaaaacaggaagctgctgctgtttcttaaACAAAGCAGAGGTCTgagtttattctgtttattctgtttatcAGCTGAA comes from Amphiprion ocellaris isolate individual 3 ecotype Okinawa chromosome 23, ASM2253959v1, whole genome shotgun sequence and encodes:
- the cysltr3 gene encoding cysteinyl leukotriene receptor 2; translated protein: MNDDGNASVAVESLMACFHDDDAFKYRAYTFTYLLVFPVAFLCNIGALAVFFLQGGRRSSASSVVMMNLALSDGSFSLTLPLRLAYYIGGGEWIFSDWLCRLCVFGFYLNLYTSILFLTLLSMLRWLAVARPLRHRTLATPTRTLLVCLGVWMLVGVSSAPFLSNGMTHRKGALRCFEPSTPSSWSRLLILNYVGLVVGFLLPFLTIISCYSDLVRRLMFGSAPRGGGSSSRRRRLRSVHLVAMVTATFLVCFLPYHAVRSLHLHAVCGRWSCGVTLRLQRATVVTLCLAASNSVANPLLYYYATRTFRDSMRDASLLATRGGSFRTGLARLTRRNTA